Part of the Oscillospiraceae bacterium genome is shown below.
GTTGATATCAATGATCCTTATTGGTTTATGGACATGAATACTTATGACCAGGATATCTTTATGGATTATGATACCATGGTCTCTGACTTTTCCGACAACGGTTATATTTCTGAAGCCAACTGGTATAAGGCATATGACTACACTAAAATAAAGATTTCTGACGTTCGGGACATCATCAAAACCCTCGATACGCAGACCCAGCAGTATATCGATATGGGCGGCACTCTTCGTTTTAATATGCCCACAATCGAACACATGAAGCAATATCTCCCACGCGAAGCAAGCCTTCAAATCACTCTCTGGGTTTTAATTCTTCCGATCATGGTATTGCTTTGTTTCTATATCTTTATGGTCTCAAGGATGAAACTTGAGAGCGAAGCCAACGAAATCTCAGTACTTAAAAGCCGTGGGGCAAGCAGAATGCAGATTTTCAACGGGTACATCATGGAATGGGGGATACTAGCGGGCCTATCCATGATATTCGGTCCGCTGCTCGGTTATTTAAGCTGTTATATCTTGGGTTCGTCAAATGGATTTTTGGATTTCGTCGTCCGGAAAGCGCTTCCGGTGTCCATCGACTGGAAGGCCTTTCTCTACGCACTCGCCGCGATGGTATTGTTTGCAATCGCCATGCTGATCCCCGCTTTCTCCGCTTCAAAGCTCAGCATCGTTGAACACAAGCAGATCTCAGCACGTTCTTCCAAAAAGCCTCTCTGGCAAAAACTCGGTCTTGATTTCATCTTATGCGCCGTATCGATTTACGGTCTTGTCAGATATAAAGATATCTTGAGCAATTTGACCACAAAAGGTACGACAGTGGCCTCAATGGGCGTCGATCCGCTGATGTTCGTCATCACTTCGGCTTTTATGCTTGGCATCGGTCTCTTATTCCTGAGATTTTATCCGTATATTGTTCAATTCTTATTTTACTTGGGAAAGAAAAAATGGACTCCTCCGTTTTATTCCTCCTTCATCCGAATCGGAAGATCGGGCAGCAAAGAAATCTTCGTCATGCTGTTTATTATCTATTCAATTGCGGTCGGCATCTTTTCCGCGAATTCCGCAAGGACAATCAACAATAATCTTGTAGATCGGTATGAGTATCTCAACGGTGCGGATGTGGTTGCGGATATTGATATGAAAGCATTGAAACCCCCGCTTAACTTAGACGCATTGGTCAATGACAATGACTGCGTGGAAGCTGCCGCGGAAGTCATTAATATCCCTCAGGATTCAAATGATTTCGTTCTCAAACTCGGCAACCAGAAACAGAATCCTTTTAATTTGATGGGAATCGAACCATACTCGTTCGGCACAGCTACTACACTGCGTTCTGATTTGTTGCCCTACCATATCAATGAATACCTGAATATCATTAATGGTGCTCAAACCGCGGTTCTGTTATCATCCGATTATGCCGCAAATATCGCCGTGGGTGACTCCGTCACTTTAGAAGGTCCTAACGGCGCTTCGATATCCTGTATCGTTTATGGCTTCGTCGATTACTGGCCGGGTTACAAAAAAACTGTCTACAACGAGGGTGTTGCGGAAAACAAATCGCTTGTTGTCGTAAACTCTTCTCTGTTGAAGCTTCATTTTTCTGATAGTTATCAGAATTATGTTCAGATTTGGATGGCGCGTAAGGACGGTTCTACCATTGAGGATTTTACAAAAGCAATGGGCAAGTCGATTCCGTATCAAGCTGATATCGAAACTCAAGCTGCTATCGGAATGGGCAGACTCACGCTGGATTATGGCTCACTTGCTGTAAAAGACCTGAATTTTTCTTCACAGAAAGTCGTCAAAGTTAAAAATGATCCGACGATTCAAGGTTTTAACGGGATGCTCTCGCTGGTATTTCTGATCACGATGGGCATAACTACCGTAGGTTTCCTGATTTACTGGATTCTCTCGCTGAGAAGCCGTACTCTGCAGTTCGGCATCTACCGCGCAATCGGTATGTCCCAGAACAGCGTCATGGCTATGATCGGAGTTGAACAGATACTCGTTTCTCTGATGTCTATTCTGTTTGGGCTGCTTCTTGGTGATGTGACGAGCTTATTGTTCATCCGTCTGTTTGAAATGGTCTATACAGCGGAAGAACGAGTCATTCCGTTCCAGGTCTTCCATCAGATGTCCGATTATCTAAAAGTCTATCTGGTAATCGGTATTATGATCGCTATCGGCGTCGGTGTTTTGGTCCGGGTTATTTCGTCTATCAAGATCGATCAGGCGCTCAAACTTGGCGAAGATTGATGGAGGTGAATTTATGAACGATCTGATTTTAAAATCCACCGAAATTGTCCGCGATTTCGATACATCCGGCGGCGTCGTCCATGTTCTGAAAGGAATTTCTGTTGAAATCCCCGTTGGGAGACTTACGATTTTCCGCGGCCGTTCCGGCTCGGGCAAAACCACGCTGATCAATATGCTCGGTGCACTGGATTACCCGACTTCGGGCAAGATTTGGTTTCAAGACAAAGAAATTACCTCTCTTTCTGCATTGGAACAAGATAAACTCCGCCGCAACGATTACGGATTTATATTTCAGTCCACAGCACTTGTCGGTATTATGACTGCTTATGAAAACGTTGAATTCGCACTTCGCGTATCGGGTATGGCAGATCCTGCGGAACGCAGAGAACGTGCGATGCACTGCCTTGGATTGGTCGATCTCGGTAAGCGCGCGAATCATATGCCCGGCGAGATGTCCGGCGGCGAACAACAGCGTGTCGCGATCGCACGGGCAATCGCACATAGGCCGAAAGTCGTTTATGCAGATGAGCCGACCGCGGCGCTGGATACTCAGATGGGACTCCAGGTGATGAGTGTTTTCAAACTTTTGATAGAACGCGAAGGCGTCACGATTGTCATGACGACCCATGACCCCAATATGATGGAAGTTGCCGATAAGGTCTATACTTTAGAGGACGGTGTTATTATCGATGAAAAAGTCAACTACTGATGAATTGAATAACACGGTTCATGGTGAACAATTGTATCAGGCTGTCGAATCTGTTGAGCTCTCTGCCGGAATTCCTTCGGAAATTTCGGCAGAAAAGCCGGAACCGATGGTTTATTGTGAAAACTTAGTTAAAATCTTCAAAACCGGAGAAATTGAAGTCATTGCTCTTCAAGGATTGGATCTGACTATTGAAAAAGGTGAATTGACGGCAATCATCGGAAACTCAGGTTCCGGTAAATCTACCCTTTTGAATCTGCTCGGCGGTCTTGATCGCCCCTCCGCAGGCATTCTGAGGGTAAACGGGCAAAACATGCTAAAATTCACCGAACAGCAGATGGTGGAATATAAACGCCATACCGTCGGTTTTGTTTGGCAGAACAACGCAAGAAATTTGATTCCCTATCTCACCGCACAGCAGAATATCGAGCTGCCGTTGTCAATTGTAAACCCGTACATGCCGCGTCAAAAACGTATTGACCGTTCAAAAGAACTTTTGGATATGGTCGGACTTTCCCACCGACTCGGCAATCGGCTCAGCCAGCTGTCCGGCGGTGAGCAGCAGCGTGTCGCGATTGCTTTGGCGCTGGCCAACAATCCCGCGCTATTGTTGGCCGACGAGCCGACCGGCGCTGTTGATACAGCAACCGTAGGTATGATTCTCGATATTTTCAATCGTCTCAACCGCGAACTCGGTTTGACCATCATCATCGTCACCCATGACCGGCAGCTTTCCCGAAAGGTCAACCGCGTTGTCGCAATCCGTGACGGAAGAACCAGCAGTGAATTTATCCGTTATAATTATGCGGATGAGATCGCAGCCAACACGAAACGCCTTGAAAACACGAATCTGAATTTTAATATCGAATCACACGAGGAATTTGTGGTTTTGGACCGCACCGGCCGTCTTCAAATTCCGAAAGAATATTTGGAACGGCTGAACTTAAAAGGCGGAAACAAGTTGAAAATGAGCATGACAGATGATACAATAATTTTGGAACGCCCGAAGGACAAACAGGAAGAACAGGATCCTAAGGAAAAAGGCAGTTCCGAAAAAGCATAAAGGAGGATGTGAAAATTTTGAGAAAATTCACAAAGGCCGTTTTTCTGTTTTTCTTAACAGCGCTGATGATTGTTTCATCGCTTATCGGCTGCGCGGAACCAACACCCGCTTCTTCCGAAACCTCCGGTACGGTTTCATCGGGAATTTCCATCACGGTACCGGGCGACACCAAGAGCACTGTCGTCACCGGAAATCCGCCTGCCCTCAATATCAAAACCGAATATACCACCAGCGAGCTTGAAGGTTATCATGCGATAAACGGTGATTTTCTAGGAATTTTTGAAATTCCGGGGATCAATCTTAAGGAATTGGTCGTCGAAGCCCCCGATAACGATTACTATATGCGCAAAGATCTCCAGGGGAATTACCGCCACGAGGGCATTCTGTTTTTTGATTACCGCTGCCTGCCGAACGATTTTTTCGGAGATAATTCGATCCTGTACGGTCACAATATCGGAAAGAGTAGATACAGCGATAAAATGTTCGGAAAACTGGTCAAGTACCGCGAAGGCGATACCTATCTGAAGGCAAACATTTTTAAATTCACTGCTTATAACGGTTATACATATTATTTCCAACTATTCACCGGTTATGACACCTCCCCATCTTCCAACGGTGATCCCTACTTCTGCGTCACACTCAACTTCAATCAGGACAAGACCTTTCATTTTACCGATATGCGCAGGTATCAGCAATTCACCGGATTTATCAAAGCGGCTTTCGAGCGCTCGGACTTTCAAACGCCGAATCTGGAAGTCGGCTTTTATGATAAAATCCTGACCTTGATTACCTGTGTCTATGACCAGGACAACTGGCGCTATACCCTTCAGGCCAAAATGATGCATACCGATGAAGTAGCCGCCTATTTAGCTGCACATCCGGAAATGGCGAAACCGGGTGAGATCATCGGAAATCCGGAACCTTTTTGATATTTATTATTGTTGTCAGCGCACCGTAAGGTGCGCTGTTTTTATACTTGTCAAAACTATAGCTTTTATTGTATAATGAAATATAACGGTTTTGGAGGTGTCCCGCTTGCAAGAACAGCTTTCGTTGCGCTGTGAGGAGAATGCCGGGCATCTGTCTGTGTTGAGCGGTGTTCCGGTTCGGGTCTTCGACACTTATAACCGCGTTTTTATTGATCAAAGCACCGATGAGCGTAAAAAATTTTTTTGTTCGTTTTGCGGCAATCCGAAGTGTAATCCCGAAAATACCCATTTTTACGGATGCAACGAAGCCTACCGCTGGAACGGAAAGTACATTTATTATTGCCCGATCGGTTTGGTTTTCTGCGCCTCCTCCGTTACCGATGATTCCGGCAAAATGCTGGCCGGCATGATTGCAGGACCTGTAATTATGGGAGAGCAGCGTGACTCGCTTGCAGAGATAAAAGCCCTGAAAACCAGAGAAGCTGCTCAAAAATTGCCTGTGTTCACAACGCAGAAAGTCAATGCGCTCTCATCCTGCCTGTTGGCCAGCGCGGTTCTTTCTTCGGGAATTGCATATGGTCTTGCCGGAAGTTTCGTCTATGAACAGGAAAAGCAGCTCAATGCGATTTTCTCGGCGCACAGCGACTTTTTAGGAGAACAGGAAACCACTTACCCCATCGAGTATGAAAAGACCTTGCACCGTTTGATCGTAGAGCATGACAAAAGCGGCGCGCAGGCTCTATTAAACGAATTGCTCGGGTTTATTTATTTTTCCAGCAATTACGATCTCGATACCATCCGGGAGCGCTCGGTTGAACTGGTAGTTTTATTATCACGCTCTATCATCGATGCCGGTGCGGATGTAAAAGAAATTTTCCTGTCTAACAGCGGTTATATTCATGAAATCGAACAGTTTACCTCTGTGGAGCAATTGAATGTCTGGCTCAGCGTCATGCTGCACCGGTTTATCAATTACACCTTCGACTTTACGCAAGTTAAACACTCTGATGTGGTTTTCAAAGCCATGAATTATATTAAAGCTAATTATGCGGGAAAAATCACGCTGGACGATATCGCAAAGCATGTCTTTTTAAGCCGTTCCTATCTCAGTACAGTTTTCAAAGATGACACAGGGATGAGCGTGACTGATTATATCAAACACATCCGAATTGAAAAAAGCAAGTTGTTTTTACTTGACAACCGAATTAAGTTAGCCGACATTGCCGCGTTATGCGGTTTCGAGGACCAAAGCTATTTTACTAAGGTCTTTCGAAGCGAAGTGGGCATCTCCCCTAAAAAATTTCGTGACAGCGGCGGGCGTATCGTAAATATCAGCAGCAGCAGTAATGCCGGTGCCAAATTATAAAAGGAGCATTAATTATTTATGCACGAAATTCTCGAAAAAAGAGTCCTTAACGACAATACCTGGCTGATGCGTATTGCTGCTCCTCTTGTAGCAAAACGCTGTGAACCGGGTCAATTTATCATCTTTCGCATCGATGAACAAGGCGAACGCGTTCCTTTGACCATTGCTGATTTCGATCGGGCAAATGGCAGCATCACCATTATATTTCAATCCATAGGCGCTTCAACAACAGCACTTTCCAAATTAAACCAAGGCGATTACATCTTGGATTTTACCGGGCCGCTCGGAAACGCATCAAAACTTGAAGGCCATAAAAACGTGGCGATCATCGGCGGCGGCGTCGGTTGCGCAATCGCCTATCCGCAGGCAAAGAAGCTTTTCAATTTGGGATGCAAGGTCGATTTGATCGCGGGCTTTCGCAGCAAGGACATCGTCATGCTTGAAGATGAGATGCGTGCAAACAGCACTCGTCTTTTTATCACAACCGACGACGGCAGTTACGGCGAAAAAGGGCTTGTGACAGATAAATTAAAAGCTCTCATTGAAAGCGGCGAAAAA
Proteins encoded:
- a CDS encoding FtsX-like permease family protein, with amino-acid sequence VDINDPYWFMDMNTYDQDIFMDYDTMVSDFSDNGYISEANWYKAYDYTKIKISDVRDIIKTLDTQTQQYIDMGGTLRFNMPTIEHMKQYLPREASLQITLWVLILPIMVLLCFYIFMVSRMKLESEANEISVLKSRGASRMQIFNGYIMEWGILAGLSMIFGPLLGYLSCYILGSSNGFLDFVVRKALPVSIDWKAFLYALAAMVLFAIAMLIPAFSASKLSIVEHKQISARSSKKPLWQKLGLDFILCAVSIYGLVRYKDILSNLTTKGTTVASMGVDPLMFVITSAFMLGIGLLFLRFYPYIVQFLFYLGKKKWTPPFYSSFIRIGRSGSKEIFVMLFIIYSIAVGIFSANSARTINNNLVDRYEYLNGADVVADIDMKALKPPLNLDALVNDNDCVEAAAEVINIPQDSNDFVLKLGNQKQNPFNLMGIEPYSFGTATTLRSDLLPYHINEYLNIINGAQTAVLLSSDYAANIAVGDSVTLEGPNGASISCIVYGFVDYWPGYKKTVYNEGVAENKSLVVVNSSLLKLHFSDSYQNYVQIWMARKDGSTIEDFTKAMGKSIPYQADIETQAAIGMGRLTLDYGSLAVKDLNFSSQKVVKVKNDPTIQGFNGMLSLVFLITMGITTVGFLIYWILSLRSRTLQFGIYRAIGMSQNSVMAMIGVEQILVSLMSILFGLLLGDVTSLLFIRLFEMVYTAEERVIPFQVFHQMSDYLKVYLVIGIMIAIGVGVLVRVISSIKIDQALKLGED
- a CDS encoding ABC transporter ATP-binding protein, which encodes MNDLILKSTEIVRDFDTSGGVVHVLKGISVEIPVGRLTIFRGRSGSGKTTLINMLGALDYPTSGKIWFQDKEITSLSALEQDKLRRNDYGFIFQSTALVGIMTAYENVEFALRVSGMADPAERRERAMHCLGLVDLGKRANHMPGEMSGGEQQRVAIARAIAHRPKVVYADEPTAALDTQMGLQVMSVFKLLIEREGVTIVMTTHDPNMMEVADKVYTLEDGVIIDEKVNY
- a CDS encoding ATP-binding cassette domain-containing protein encodes the protein MKKSTTDELNNTVHGEQLYQAVESVELSAGIPSEISAEKPEPMVYCENLVKIFKTGEIEVIALQGLDLTIEKGELTAIIGNSGSGKSTLLNLLGGLDRPSAGILRVNGQNMLKFTEQQMVEYKRHTVGFVWQNNARNLIPYLTAQQNIELPLSIVNPYMPRQKRIDRSKELLDMVGLSHRLGNRLSQLSGGEQQRVAIALALANNPALLLADEPTGAVDTATVGMILDIFNRLNRELGLTIIIVTHDRQLSRKVNRVVAIRDGRTSSEFIRYNYADEIAANTKRLENTNLNFNIESHEEFVVLDRTGRLQIPKEYLERLNLKGGNKLKMSMTDDTIILERPKDKQEEQDPKEKGSSEKA
- a CDS encoding class B sortase is translated as MRKFTKAVFLFFLTALMIVSSLIGCAEPTPASSETSGTVSSGISITVPGDTKSTVVTGNPPALNIKTEYTTSELEGYHAINGDFLGIFEIPGINLKELVVEAPDNDYYMRKDLQGNYRHEGILFFDYRCLPNDFFGDNSILYGHNIGKSRYSDKMFGKLVKYREGDTYLKANIFKFTAYNGYTYYFQLFTGYDTSPSSNGDPYFCVTLNFNQDKTFHFTDMRRYQQFTGFIKAAFERSDFQTPNLEVGFYDKILTLITCVYDQDNWRYTLQAKMMHTDEVAAYLAAHPEMAKPGEIIGNPEPF
- a CDS encoding AraC family transcriptional regulator; protein product: MQEQLSLRCEENAGHLSVLSGVPVRVFDTYNRVFIDQSTDERKKFFCSFCGNPKCNPENTHFYGCNEAYRWNGKYIYYCPIGLVFCASSVTDDSGKMLAGMIAGPVIMGEQRDSLAEIKALKTREAAQKLPVFTTQKVNALSSCLLASAVLSSGIAYGLAGSFVYEQEKQLNAIFSAHSDFLGEQETTYPIEYEKTLHRLIVEHDKSGAQALLNELLGFIYFSSNYDLDTIRERSVELVVLLSRSIIDAGADVKEIFLSNSGYIHEIEQFTSVEQLNVWLSVMLHRFINYTFDFTQVKHSDVVFKAMNYIKANYAGKITLDDIAKHVFLSRSYLSTVFKDDTGMSVTDYIKHIRIEKSKLFLLDNRIKLADIAALCGFEDQSYFTKVFRSEVGISPKKFRDSGGRIVNISSSSNAGAKL
- a CDS encoding sulfide/dihydroorotate dehydrogenase-like FAD/NAD-binding protein; this encodes MHEILEKRVLNDNTWLMRIAAPLVAKRCEPGQFIIFRIDEQGERVPLTIADFDRANGSITIIFQSIGASTTALSKLNQGDYILDFTGPLGNASKLEGHKNVAIIGGGVGCAIAYPQAKKLFNLGCKVDLIAGFRSKDIVMLEDEMRANSTRLFITTDDGSYGEKGLVTDKLKALIESGEKYDEIIAIGPVIMMKFVTMTAKTYGIPVTVSLNPIMVDGTGMCGGCRVSISGETKFACVDGPEFDGYKVDFDELMRRNTAYKSHESELSHKCRLIKE